A single region of the Oncorhynchus keta strain PuntledgeMale-10-30-2019 chromosome 37, Oket_V2, whole genome shotgun sequence genome encodes:
- the LOC118379638 gene encoding transcription factor Dp-1-like has translation MAMDAAVIGANGEMKVFYNQNLSPSKGVLSLVTVHPQSLSVGKQLLPKTLGPSNVNIAPHMVMGTPQRPSGSGGLVMGSPHTPSTQYRPQSQPPDASPWSTGKRGTGKKGDKNGKGLRHFSMKVCEKVQKKGVTTYNEVADELVAEFSANDTLLSPGDSHSYDQKNIRRRVYDALNVLMAMNIISKEKKEIRWIGLPTNSAQECQSLEVERQKRLERINQKQSQLQELILQQIAFKRLVQRNRTAEQQAGRAPPPNSVINLPFIIINTSKRTVIDCSISNDKYQYGWFNRDNMFEIHDDIEVLKVRMGMAGSHRAPWCPEPWNPMLQSTLVPRALEPYVTEMATGPISNVYITGASSTNGGGRRHTSSSDGTVASISNDLHYSASRGHTPVSYMADEEEDDEDYDDND, from the exons ATGGCAATGGAT GCGGCTGTGATCGGTGCCAACGGAGAGATGAAGGTTTTCTACAACCAGAACCTCAGTCCCAGCAAAG GTGTCCTGTCCCTGGTGACAGTCCAcccacagtctctctctgtggGCAAACAACTGCTTCCCAAAACCCTGGGGCCCTCCAACGTCAACATCGCCCCACACATG gTGATGGGTACCCCTCAGAGGCCCAGTGGGTCAGGGGGGTTAGTGATGGGCAGCCCTCACACACCCAGTACCCAGTACAGACCACAGAGCCAGCCCCCTGATGCCTCTCCCTGGTCCACCGG GAAGCGTGGTACTGGTAAGAAGGGGGATAAGAACGGGAAGGGTCTTAGGCATTTCTCCATGAAGGTGTGTGAGAAGGTGCAGAAGAAGGGAGTAACTACCTACAATGAGGTGGCTGACGAGCTCGTGGCAGAGTTCAGCGCCAACGACACCCTCCTCTCGCCCGGCGACTCG CATTCCTACGACCAGAAGAACATCCGACGCCGTGTGTACGATGCGCTCAACGTGCTCATGGCCATGAACATCATCTctaaagagaagaaagagatccGCTGGATCGGCCTGCCCACCAACTCAGCCCAGGAGTGTCAGAGCCTGGAG gtggagagacagaaacgACTAGAGAGGATCAACCAGAAACAGTCTCAGCTTCAGGAGCTCATTCTACAG CAAATAGCGTTCAAGCGCCTGGTGCAGCGGAATCGTACAGCGGAGCAGCAAGCGGGCAGGGCTCCGCCCCCAAACTCTGTCATCAACCTGcccttcatcatcatcaacacctcCAAGAGGACCGTCATCGACTGCAGCATCTCCAACGACAAGTA TCAGTATGGCTGGTTCAACAGGGACAACATGTTTGAGATCCATGATGACATTGAGGTGTTGAAGGTCAGAATGGG TATGGCTGGTTCCCACAGAGCACCCTGGTGCCCAGAGCCCTGGAACCCTATGTTACAG AGCACCCTGGTGCCCAGAGCCCTGGAACCCTATGTTACAG aaaTGGCCACGGGTCCAATAAGCAACGTCTACATCACAGGAGCCTCGTCTACAAACGGAGGAGGACGCCGTCACACAAG TAGCTCCGATGGCACGGTGGCGTCCATTTCCAACGACTTACACTACAGCGCCTCGCGAGGCCACACCCCCGTGTCCTACATGGCAGACGAGGAAGAGGATGACGAAGACTACGACGACAATGATTAA